A genomic region of Candidatus Methylomirabilota bacterium contains the following coding sequences:
- a CDS encoding DinB family protein gives MTDEEARIRSYLEAQGAKLSPAAIIEKVRAAMADLRTAAEAVPAARFTERPAEDEWSANEVMAHVVAAGVYFGAGITRALDQAPPPRRMKDQGAVGAPARPAAEWSALLTRDREALFERVLRADPLASLERPIEHGMFGPLNWRETLLFMRLHDLDHAGQLQKIAAAMTASRSA, from the coding sequence ATGACCGACGAGGAAGCGCGGATCCGGAGTTACCTGGAGGCGCAAGGCGCGAAGCTCTCGCCGGCCGCCATCATCGAGAAAGTCCGCGCGGCGATGGCGGACCTCCGGACGGCGGCGGAGGCCGTTCCGGCCGCCCGCTTCACCGAGCGCCCGGCCGAAGACGAGTGGAGCGCGAACGAGGTGATGGCGCACGTCGTCGCCGCGGGCGTCTACTTCGGCGCCGGCATCACGCGCGCCCTCGACCAGGCGCCACCGCCGAGGCGAATGAAAGACCAGGGCGCCGTCGGCGCGCCCGCGCGCCCGGCGGCCGAGTGGTCGGCCCTCCTAACGCGAGATCGCGAGGCCTTGTTCGAGCGCGTGCTGCGCGCCGATCCCCTCGCCAGCCTCGAGCGCCCAATCGAGCACGGGATGTTCGGCCCGCTCAACTGGCGCGAGACCCTGCTCTTCATGCGCCTGCACGACCTGGACCACGCCGGCCAGCTTCAGAAGATCGCCGCCGCAATGACGGCGTCCCGCAGCGCCTGA
- a CDS encoding substrate-binding domain-containing protein yields the protein MRVVALVLAGCLSTAPVSAAEVRVFCAGAVESGLVALSGAFTRETGNVVRLTAGVPAALRQRVEAGEAPDVLIAPPAVMDALVRAGKVKAEGRALVARVGVGVLVRKGAPLPDISSPERLKQTLLSAESLVYNRASTGTYFERLLDRLGVAEQVKAKAVRYADGVSVLEHVLRGTGREVGIGAITEIREYEPMGLTFVGPLPGELQNYTSYVAGVVTVAGDPDGGAAFIGFVTSPAAKTVFSATGAQ from the coding sequence ATGAGAGTAGTCGCGCTCGTGCTGGCCGGCTGTCTGTCGACGGCCCCGGTGTCGGCCGCCGAGGTCCGCGTCTTCTGCGCGGGCGCCGTCGAGTCGGGCCTCGTTGCGCTGTCCGGCGCGTTCACGCGGGAGACAGGGAACGTGGTGCGACTCACGGCAGGGGTGCCGGCGGCGCTGAGACAGAGGGTCGAGGCGGGCGAGGCTCCCGACGTGCTGATCGCGCCGCCGGCGGTGATGGACGCGCTGGTCCGGGCGGGCAAGGTCAAGGCGGAGGGACGGGCGCTCGTCGCGCGTGTCGGCGTGGGCGTCCTGGTGCGCAAGGGCGCGCCGCTTCCCGACATCTCGTCCCCTGAGCGCCTGAAGCAGACGCTCCTGTCGGCCGAGTCGCTGGTCTACAACCGGGCCTCCACCGGGACATACTTCGAGCGGTTGCTCGACCGCCTGGGCGTCGCCGAGCAGGTCAAGGCCAAGGCGGTGCGCTACGCCGACGGCGTCTCCGTCCTCGAGCACGTGCTCCGGGGCACCGGCCGCGAGGTCGGCATCGGCGCGATCACCGAGATCAGGGAGTACGAGCCCATGGGGCTCACGTTCGTCGGGCCGTTGCCCGGCGAGCTCCAGAACTACACGAGCTACGTCGCGGGCGTGGTGACCGTAGCCGGCGATCCGGACGGCGGGGCGGCGTTCATCGGGTTCGTCACGAGCCCCGCCGCGAAGACGGTGTTCTCGGCAACTGGTGCGCAGTGA
- a CDS encoding LLM class F420-dependent oxidoreductase yields the protein MRVAISLKLANDDWQAASAYVVEAERLGVDCLWSAEAWGHDAATPLAFMAARTSRIRLGTGIMQAGTRTPALVAMTAMSLAAMSGGRFLLGLGVSGPQVIEGWHGIRFERPVQRLRETVEIVRRAARGERLAYKGKIYELPLPGGEGKALRSAARPQPEIPIYLATLSPRSLEMTGEIADGWLGTSFMPEHARVFFDHLEAGALRAGRSLAQLDLQAGGVVAFSDDAERLIPARKPGLAFTLGAMGSRQHNFYNDAFKRAGYEDVAVEVQRLWLDDRREEAASRVPDELVLKTNLLGTEAMVRKRLEAYRYAGITTLRVEPAGDTLDARLATLGRLLELVRAL from the coding sequence ATGCGCGTTGCCATCTCTCTCAAGCTCGCCAACGACGATTGGCAGGCGGCGAGCGCCTACGTGGTGGAGGCGGAGCGCCTCGGCGTCGACTGCCTGTGGTCGGCCGAGGCGTGGGGACACGACGCGGCGACCCCGCTCGCCTTTATGGCGGCGCGCACCTCTCGCATCCGCCTCGGCACCGGGATCATGCAGGCGGGCACCCGCACGCCCGCGCTCGTCGCGATGACGGCCATGAGCCTGGCCGCGATGTCGGGCGGACGCTTTCTCCTCGGGCTCGGCGTGAGCGGGCCGCAGGTCATCGAAGGGTGGCACGGCATCCGCTTCGAGCGGCCCGTGCAGCGCCTGCGCGAGACCGTCGAGATCGTGCGGCGCGCGGCGCGGGGCGAGCGCCTCGCCTACAAGGGCAAGATCTACGAGCTGCCGCTGCCCGGAGGCGAGGGCAAGGCGCTCAGGTCGGCGGCGCGGCCCCAGCCGGAGATCCCCATCTACCTGGCCACGCTGTCGCCGAGGAGCCTCGAGATGACGGGAGAGATCGCCGACGGCTGGCTCGGCACCTCCTTCATGCCCGAGCACGCGCGGGTGTTCTTCGACCACCTGGAGGCGGGCGCCCTCCGCGCGGGCCGCTCGCTCGCCCAGCTCGACCTCCAGGCGGGCGGCGTGGTCGCCTTCTCCGATGACGCCGAGCGGCTCATCCCGGCGCGCAAGCCCGGCCTCGCCTTCACGCTCGGAGCCATGGGCTCGCGCCAGCACAACTTCTACAACGACGCATTCAAGCGGGCGGGCTACGAGGACGTGGCGGTCGAGGTCCAGCGCCTCTGGCTGGACGACCGCAGGGAAGAGGCGGCCTCGCGCGTGCCCGACGAGCTGGTGCTCAAGACCAACCTCCTCGGGACGGAGGCGATGGTGCGCAAGCGCCTCGAGGCGTATCGCTATGCCGGGATCACCACGCTGCGCGTCGAGCCCGCGGGTGACACGCTCGACGCGCGGCTCGCCACGCTCGGGCGCCTGCTCGAGCTTGTCCGCGCCCTCTAA